The following coding sequences lie in one Arachis ipaensis cultivar K30076 chromosome B03, Araip1.1, whole genome shotgun sequence genomic window:
- the LOC107632567 gene encoding probable beta-1,3-galactosyltransferase 8 — MEEVSKTHQAIKSLDKAVSTLEMELTAARRSENSGEQLKRQEGGLQKAFVVIGINTAFSSKKRRESIRETWLPKGSELKELEKEKGIVVRFMIGHSTTAGGILDKAIDAEEAQHNDFLRLDHVEGYHELSTKTRLFFSTVVSLWDADFYVKVDDDIHLNLGMLVSTLAKYRSRPRVYIGCMKSGPVLYQKGVKYHEAEHWKFGEEGNKYFRHATGQIYAISKDLATYISINWPILHRYANEDVSLGSWLLGLEVEHIDERSMCCGTPPDCDWKARTGNVCVASFDWSCSGICKSVERMKDIHKACGEGDGAVWNVDL, encoded by the exons ATGGAGGAAGTGTCAAAGACCCATCAAGCTATCAA GTCGCTGGACAAGGCAGTTTCAACGTTGGAAATGGAGCTGACAGCAGCTCGGAGAAGTGAAAATAGTGGGGAGCAGTTGAAGAGGCAAGAGGGTGGTTTACAGAAAGCTTTTGTGGTGATTGGAATCAACACAGCGTTCAGCAGCAAAAAGAGAAGAGAGTCGATACGGGAAACATGGTTACCGAAAGGAAGCGAGCTTAAGGAACTGGAGAAAGAGAAGGGGATTGTTGTGAGGTTCATGATAGGCCACAGCACCACTGCAGGTGGCATTCTCGATAAAGCAATTGACGCAGAAGAGGCTCAACACAATGATTTCTTGAGGCTCGACCATGTTGAGGGCTACCATGAGCTTTCTACCAAGACTCGCCTCTTTTTCTCCACTGTTGTTTCTTTGTGGGATGCTGATTTCTATGTCAAGGTTGATGATGACATCCATTTAAATCTTG GCATGCTAGTGAGTACCCTTGCTAAGTACAGATCAAGACCTAGGGTTTATATTGGCTGCATGAAATCCGGTCCAGTTCTATATCAAAA AGGGGTAAAGTATCATGAGGCTGAGCACTggaagtttggagaagaagggAACAAGTATTTCAGGCATGCCACTGGCCAAATATATGCCATCTCCAAGGATCTTGCTACATATATCTCCATCAACTG GCCCATATTACACAGATATGCAAATGAGGATGTCTCTTTAGGGTCATGGTTATTGGGCCTAGAAGTTGAACATATCGATGAACGCTCTATGTGTTGTGGGACACCTCCTG ATTGTGATTGGAAGGCAAGGACAGGAAACGTGTGCGTGGCATCTTTTGATTGGTCTTGCAGTGGAATATGTAAATCGGTGGAGAGAATGAAAGATATACACAAAGCTTGTGGGGAAGGAGATGGAGCTGTTTGGAACGTTGACCTCTAA